One window of Streptococcus suis genomic DNA carries:
- a CDS encoding site-specific integrase has protein sequence MNLSKEKQLFHHYYANWLRIYKEGAIREVTLKKYRMTLQWLIRLAPSLLLEDLNRVRYQELINSYAKTHERQTTMDFHHQLKGAILDAVDEGIIERDPTRKVIIKGRLPRKKKTKYLNQFELHQLIQELRLGEELNWDWLILLIAKTGIRFSEALALTTQDFDFHRQLLTIDKTWNYKGDGGFLPTKNKSSIRKIQLDWQTSTQFANLLKHTQPDDLLFVKKERIYNSTINAILEKRCLSANLPVITIHALRHTHASILLFAGVSIASVARRLGHASITTTQKTYLHIIRELENQDVDLIMRSLSGLC, from the coding sequence ATGAACTTATCAAAAGAAAAACAGCTTTTCCATCACTATTATGCAAATTGGCTACGAATTTACAAGGAAGGAGCCATTCGAGAAGTCACTCTCAAGAAATATAGAATGACATTGCAGTGGCTTATCAGGCTAGCTCCTAGTCTGTTGTTGGAAGATTTGAATCGGGTTCGTTACCAAGAATTGATTAACAGCTATGCTAAAACACATGAACGACAGACAACCATGGATTTTCATCACCAGTTGAAAGGAGCTATTTTAGATGCTGTAGATGAAGGAATTATTGAACGAGATCCGACACGTAAGGTGATTATCAAAGGAAGACTTCCTCGAAAGAAAAAGACAAAATACCTCAACCAATTTGAACTTCATCAGTTGATACAAGAATTACGTCTCGGAGAGGAGCTGAATTGGGATTGGCTCATCTTATTGATTGCTAAAACAGGTATTCGATTCTCCGAAGCCCTTGCTCTCACTACTCAAGATTTTGATTTTCACCGACAGCTATTGACCATTGATAAAACATGGAATTATAAAGGAGATGGCGGATTTTTACCTACAAAAAATAAATCTTCAATTCGAAAAATCCAACTCGACTGGCAAACCAGCACCCAATTCGCCAACTTATTGAAGCACACCCAACCTGATGACCTACTTTTCGTGAAGAAAGAGCGGATATACAACTCTACCATCAATGCCATTCTTGAAAAGCGTTGCCTAAGTGCAAACCTTCCTGTCATCACCATTCATGCCCTGCGACACACCCATGCATCTATTTTATTATTTGCCGGGGTTTCTATCGCAAGTGTTGCTAGACGACTTGGTCATGCAAGCATAACAACGACCCAGAAAACCTATCTTCATATCATTCGTGAATTAGAAAACCAAGATGTTGATTTAATTATGCGGTCACTGTCAGGACTTTGTTGA
- a CDS encoding acetyl-CoA carboxylase carboxyl transferase subunit alpha has protein sequence MTSDVARMIRLARDQARLTTLDYATQLFDDFIELHGDRNFRDDGAVVGGIGFLAGQPVTVIGIQKGKNLQDNLKRNFGQPHPEGYRKALRLMKQAEKFGRPVVTFINTAGAYPGVGAEERGQGEAIARNLMEMSDLKVPIIAIIIGEGGSGGALALAVADQVWMLENSMYAVLSPEGFASILWKDGSRAMEAAELMKITSYELEKLQVVDRVVLENSRATKEVLVDIKENLVSQLAYLQALPLDQLLENRYQRFRKY, from the coding sequence ATGACCAGTGATGTAGCACGTATGATTCGTTTGGCGCGTGACCAGGCTCGCCTGACGACCTTGGACTATGCCACACAGCTCTTTGATGACTTTATCGAATTGCACGGCGATCGAAATTTCCGTGATGACGGAGCAGTTGTGGGTGGTATCGGCTTTCTGGCAGGTCAACCGGTGACAGTTATTGGAATCCAAAAAGGCAAGAACCTCCAGGACAACCTCAAACGCAACTTTGGTCAGCCCCATCCTGAAGGTTACCGCAAGGCCCTTCGCCTCATGAAGCAGGCGGAAAAGTTTGGTCGTCCCGTTGTCACCTTCATCAATACTGCTGGAGCCTATCCAGGTGTCGGTGCCGAGGAGCGTGGGCAGGGCGAGGCCATTGCCCGCAACCTCATGGAGATGAGCGATCTCAAGGTACCCATTATCGCTATTATCATCGGCGAGGGGGGCTCTGGTGGAGCACTTGCCCTGGCAGTCGCAGACCAGGTCTGGATGCTGGAAAACTCCATGTACGCCGTCCTCAGCCCTGAAGGTTTCGCCTCTATCCTCTGGAAAGACGGCAGTCGGGCCATGGAAGCGGCAGAACTCATGAAGATCACTTCTTATGAGTTGGAGAAACTTCAAGTGGTCGATAGGGTGGTTTTGGAAAATAGCAGAGCGACCAAGGAAGTTTTGGTTGACATCAAGGAAAACCTAGTCAGCCAGTTGGCTTACTTACAAGCCTTGCCACTTGACCAACTACTCGAAAACCGCTATCAACGCTTTAGAAAATACTAG
- the fabZ gene encoding 3-hydroxyacyl-ACP dehydratase FabZ: MIDILKIKEALPHRYPMLLVDRVLEVSEDEIVALKNVTINEPFFNGHFPDYPVMPGVLIMEALAQTAGVLELSKEENKGKLVFYAGMDKVKFKKQVVPGDQLIMTAKFVKRRGTIAVVEAKAEVDGKLAASGVLTFAIGK; the protein is encoded by the coding sequence ATGATTGATATTTTGAAAATTAAAGAGGCTCTTCCTCATCGCTACCCTATGCTCCTGGTCGATCGTGTCCTTGAAGTATCAGAAGATGAGATTGTCGCCCTTAAAAATGTGACCATTAACGAGCCCTTCTTCAACGGGCATTTTCCAGACTATCCTGTTATGCCAGGAGTTCTCATCATGGAGGCTTTGGCTCAAACCGCAGGTGTCTTGGAGTTATCCAAGGAAGAAAACAAGGGCAAGCTGGTCTTTTATGCCGGCATGGATAAGGTTAAATTTAAGAAGCAAGTTGTACCTGGTGACCAGTTGATCATGACAGCTAAATTTGTCAAACGCCGTGGAACCATTGCGGTTGTTGAAGCAAAGGCAGAGGTGGACGGAAAACTGGCTGCGTCGGGGGTATTAACCTTTGCCATTGGGAAATAG
- a CDS encoding GNAT family N-acetyltransferase, translated as MLVKADLSNAEELLPIQHRAFASLYEIYQDQYNPAIETMDYFQSRFARPNCSYYKIIEEEHTVGLVRTTVAEDADQGWLGLIGIDPDHRGKGYGHKAIKTELEQEGMDMVYMEKWKGDSDA; from the coding sequence ATGCTGGTAAAAGCAGATTTATCAAACGCAGAAGAATTACTGCCCATTCAACACCGAGCCTTTGCATCCCTCTATGAAATCTATCAGGACCAGTACAATCCTGCTATTGAAACCATGGACTATTTCCAATCACGCTTTGCACGACCAAATTGTAGCTATTACAAGATTATCGAGGAAGAGCACACAGTCGGACTAGTACGAACAACAGTTGCTGAAGATGCTGACCAGGGCTGGCTAGGTCTGATTGGCATTGATCCAGACCACAGAGGAAAAGGCTATGGTCACAAGGCCATCAAAACAGAGCTTGAACAGGAAGGTATGGACATGGTCTATATGGAGAAGTGGAAAGGAGATTCAGATGCTTGA
- the accD gene encoding acetyl-CoA carboxylase, carboxyltransferase subunit beta, whose product MALFRKKDKYIRINPNRSRIESAPQAKPEVPDELFSKCPACKVILYKKDLGPEKTCQHCSYNFRITAQERLTLTVDDSSFEELFTGIETTNPLDFPNYLEKLAATRQKTGLDEAVLTGKATIGGQPVALGIMDSHFIMASMGTVVGEKITRLFELATEEKLPVVLFTASGGARMQEGIMSLMQMAKISAAVKRHSNAGLFYLTVLTDPTTGGVTASFAMEGDIILAEPQTLVGFAGRRVIESTVRENLPDDFQKAEFLQEHGFVDAIVKRQDLPATISRLLRMHGGVR is encoded by the coding sequence ATGGCTTTGTTTCGCAAAAAGGACAAATATATCCGCATCAATCCCAATCGTTCGCGGATAGAGTCGGCACCTCAAGCAAAGCCAGAGGTGCCAGATGAACTCTTTTCCAAATGTCCTGCTTGTAAGGTCATCCTTTACAAGAAGGATTTGGGACCAGAGAAAACCTGTCAACACTGTTCCTATAATTTTCGGATTACAGCCCAGGAACGCCTGACATTGACAGTCGATGACAGTTCGTTTGAGGAATTGTTTACGGGGATTGAAACAACTAATCCGCTGGACTTCCCCAATTATCTAGAGAAATTGGCAGCCACCCGTCAAAAAACGGGCTTGGACGAGGCTGTTTTGACAGGCAAGGCGACCATCGGCGGTCAGCCAGTTGCCCTTGGCATCATGGATTCGCACTTTATCATGGCTTCTATGGGAACGGTAGTTGGTGAGAAAATTACCCGCCTCTTTGAGTTGGCTACTGAAGAGAAACTGCCAGTCGTCCTCTTTACCGCATCTGGTGGTGCTCGCATGCAGGAAGGCATTATGAGCCTGATGCAAATGGCTAAGATTTCGGCAGCTGTGAAACGCCATTCCAATGCTGGCCTCTTTTACCTGACGGTCTTGACAGACCCGACAACAGGAGGTGTGACGGCTAGTTTTGCCATGGAAGGGGATATTATCCTGGCTGAGCCACAGACTTTAGTTGGCTTTGCAGGTCGCAGGGTTATTGAGTCAACTGTGCGTGAAAATCTGCCAGACGATTTCCAGAAGGCTGAATTTTTACAAGAACACGGCTTTGTCGATGCCATTGTGAAGCGTCAGGACTTGCCAGCGACCATTAGTCGCTTGTTGAGAATGCATGGAGGTGTCAGATGA
- a CDS encoding CPBP family intramembrane metalloprotease, with product MEKLSQGLEWIGRKIWVLLRVFIFLVFCVIPDMILEESKSQTALVMAGLVTLGLLVFFWWRAEKNNLPIWDKNVLSWDGLAIVILAFATMQLTDMLGFYLLELQGATTTANDAFIIESLKGVPFGLALLTTAFLPAIAEEVILRGYFFKKLFGSQAVVGIIVSSLLFGALHGPTDLASWLIYGGGGLIFCILYHKTGYLIYPIAVHFINNAWSVVALYYFQ from the coding sequence ATGGAGAAACTGAGTCAAGGTTTGGAATGGATTGGTCGGAAGATTTGGGTTTTGCTGCGAGTTTTTATATTTTTGGTATTTTGTGTGATTCCAGATATGATTTTGGAAGAGTCCAAGTCACAAACTGCCTTGGTAATGGCTGGACTGGTGACACTGGGTCTTCTGGTCTTCTTCTGGTGGCGGGCTGAGAAAAATAATCTACCTATCTGGGACAAAAACGTTCTTTCTTGGGACGGTCTGGCAATAGTCATACTAGCCTTTGCTACCATGCAACTGACAGACATGCTTGGTTTCTATTTGTTGGAATTGCAGGGGGCTACGACGACAGCTAACGACGCCTTCATTATCGAATCTTTGAAGGGAGTTCCTTTTGGGCTGGCACTCTTGACAACAGCATTTTTGCCAGCAATTGCAGAAGAGGTTATATTGCGGGGTTATTTCTTTAAGAAATTGTTTGGGTCGCAAGCAGTTGTTGGAATCATTGTTTCAAGCTTGCTTTTCGGAGCCCTTCATGGACCGACCGATCTTGCCTCTTGGCTGATTTATGGGGGAGGTGGCCTCATCTTTTGTATCCTCTATCATAAGACAGGCTACTTGATTTATCCTATTGCTGTTCATTTTATCAACAATGCTTGGTCGGTAGTGGCACTCTACTATTTTCAATAA
- the fabF gene encoding beta-ketoacyl-ACP synthase II has protein sequence MTKLNRVVVTGYGLTSPIGNTPEEFWDSLVNGKIGIGKITKFDTSQYTVHNAAEIKDFPFDKYFVKKDTNRYDNYSLYALYAAQEAVANANLDTEAVDSDRFGVILSTGIGGILEIEEQVARMNEKGPKRIRPMALPKALPNMAAGNIAMQVGANGVCKCVITACASSNDALGEAFREIKFGFQDVMLAGGSEAAITPFAIGGFQALTAMSTTEDPERASIPFDKDRNGFVMGEGAAVLVLESLEHAEARGATILAEIVGYGNTCDAHHMTSPHPEGLGAIKAMKLAISEAGLEPADIDYINAHGTSTPANEKGESQAIVSVFGKNTPVSSTKSFTGHLLGAAGAVEAAAVIEAMRHSHAPKTAGTTELSDYIEADVIYGQGRDMEIRHAISNTFGFGGHNSVIAFKRWEA, from the coding sequence ATGACAAAATTAAATCGTGTAGTAGTGACAGGCTACGGTCTGACATCTCCAATTGGAAATACACCAGAAGAATTCTGGGATAGCTTGGTCAATGGCAAGATTGGTATCGGAAAGATTACCAAATTTGACACTAGCCAATACACTGTCCATAATGCAGCGGAAATCAAGGATTTTCCATTTGACAAATACTTCGTTAAGAAAGATACCAACCGCTACGACAACTACTCCCTCTATGCTCTTTATGCGGCTCAAGAGGCAGTAGCCAATGCCAATCTTGATACAGAAGCAGTTGACAGCGATCGTTTCGGTGTTATCTTGTCAACAGGGATCGGTGGGATTTTGGAAATCGAAGAGCAGGTTGCTCGTATGAACGAAAAAGGCCCAAAACGGATTCGTCCTATGGCACTTCCGAAGGCTTTGCCAAACATGGCGGCTGGAAATATTGCCATGCAGGTCGGTGCCAATGGTGTCTGCAAGTGTGTCATCACAGCCTGTGCTTCGTCTAACGATGCCTTGGGTGAAGCCTTCCGTGAAATCAAGTTTGGTTTCCAAGATGTTATGTTGGCAGGTGGTTCAGAAGCGGCTATTACACCTTTTGCAATTGGTGGCTTCCAGGCCTTGACAGCTATGTCGACGACTGAGGACCCAGAACGTGCGTCTATTCCCTTTGACAAGGACCGCAATGGTTTTGTCATGGGAGAGGGTGCTGCGGTCTTGGTCTTGGAAAGTTTGGAGCATGCAGAGGCGCGTGGGGCAACCATCTTGGCTGAAATCGTCGGCTATGGAAATACCTGTGATGCCCACCACATGACCTCTCCGCACCCAGAAGGTTTGGGTGCTATCAAGGCCATGAAGTTGGCCATTTCAGAAGCAGGTCTGGAGCCAGCTGATATTGACTACATCAATGCCCATGGGACTTCGACACCGGCTAATGAAAAAGGAGAAAGTCAAGCTATCGTATCCGTCTTCGGCAAGAACACGCCAGTTTCTTCCACTAAGTCCTTCACAGGTCATTTGTTGGGGGCAGCGGGTGCCGTTGAAGCGGCGGCTGTTATTGAGGCCATGCGTCATTCTCATGCACCTAAGACAGCAGGTACGACGGAGTTGTCTGACTACATCGAGGCAGATGTCATCTATGGTCAAGGTCGTGACATGGAAATCCGTCATGCCATTTCAAATACATTTGGCTTTGGTGGGCATAATTCAGTCATCGCTTTCAAACGTTGGGAGGCCTAA
- the fabK gene encoding enoyl-[acyl-carrier-protein] reductase FabK, with amino-acid sequence MKTKITELLNINYPIFQGGMAWVADGDLAGAVSNAGGLGIIGGGNAPKEVVKANIDKVKSITDKPFGVNIMLLSPFADDIVDLVIEEGVKVVTTGAGNPGKYMERLHAAGITVIPVVPSVALAKRMEKLGVDAVIAEGMEAGGHIGKLTTMTLVRQVVEAVSIPVIAAGGIADGAGAAAAFMLGAEAIQVGTRFVVAKESNAHPAYKEKVLKAKDIDTTVSASVVGHSVRAIKNKLSTAYAAAEKDFLAGKISAESIEELGAGALRNAVVDGDVINGSVMAGQIAGLVTKEETCEEILKDLYFGAAKVIREEAKRWASVGE; translated from the coding sequence ATGAAAACAAAGATTACAGAATTATTGAACATTAATTATCCGATTTTCCAAGGTGGAATGGCTTGGGTGGCTGACGGTGACTTGGCTGGTGCGGTTTCAAATGCTGGTGGTTTAGGCATTATCGGCGGAGGCAATGCTCCAAAAGAAGTCGTTAAGGCGAATATTGACAAGGTGAAGTCTATCACAGACAAGCCTTTCGGTGTCAATATCATGCTCCTGTCGCCTTTTGCAGATGACATTGTTGACCTAGTTATCGAAGAAGGTGTCAAGGTGGTGACAACGGGAGCTGGGAACCCTGGAAAATACATGGAACGCTTGCACGCAGCTGGTATTACGGTTATTCCAGTGGTTCCAAGTGTCGCTTTGGCCAAACGCATGGAAAAATTGGGTGTGGATGCCGTCATTGCAGAAGGTATGGAAGCAGGTGGTCACATCGGTAAATTGACAACCATGACCTTGGTTCGTCAGGTTGTTGAAGCTGTATCCATTCCTGTTATCGCAGCAGGTGGTATCGCAGACGGTGCTGGTGCAGCTGCGGCCTTTATGTTGGGGGCAGAGGCGATTCAGGTAGGAACGCGTTTTGTCGTTGCCAAAGAGTCAAATGCCCACCCAGCTTACAAGGAAAAGGTCCTCAAGGCTAAGGATATTGACACGACTGTTTCTGCCTCAGTGGTAGGACACTCGGTGCGTGCGATTAAGAACAAGCTTTCGACAGCCTATGCGGCTGCGGAAAAAGACTTCCTTGCTGGGAAAATTTCAGCAGAATCCATTGAGGAACTGGGTGCAGGTGCCCTTCGCAATGCCGTTGTTGATGGTGATGTGATCAATGGTTCGGTCATGGCGGGCCAGATTGCTGGCTTGGTGACTAAAGAAGAAACCTGTGAAGAAATTTTGAAAGATTTATATTTTGGAGCTGCTAAGGTGATTCGTGAGGAAGCGAAGCGCTGGGCTTCTGTTGGAGAATAA
- the fabG gene encoding 3-oxoacyl-[acyl-carrier-protein] reductase yields MELTNKNVFVTGSSRGIGLAIAHKFASLGANVVLNGRGQLGQDLLDSFSSYGVKVVAISGDISSSVDAKRMVAEAVEALGSVDILVNNAGITKDGMTLRMTEEDFESVLSINLTGTFNMTQAVLKPMTKAREGAIINLSSVVGLTGNAGQANYAASKAGVIGFTKSIAREVAGRNVRVNAIAPGFIQSDMTDVLSDKIKDAMLGQIPMKRFGLTEEVADVAVFLAKQEYLTGQVIAIDGGLTMQ; encoded by the coding sequence ATGGAACTTACCAATAAAAATGTGTTTGTGACAGGTTCAAGTCGTGGAATCGGCTTGGCCATTGCCCATAAGTTTGCCAGTCTTGGTGCCAATGTGGTGCTGAATGGTCGTGGTCAGCTGGGGCAGGACTTGCTAGATAGTTTTTCAAGCTATGGTGTCAAAGTAGTGGCGATCTCAGGCGATATTTCCAGCTCGGTAGATGCCAAACGGATGGTGGCTGAGGCAGTTGAGGCACTCGGTAGCGTCGATATCTTGGTCAATAATGCAGGAATTACCAAGGATGGTATGACCTTGCGAATGACGGAAGAAGATTTCGAGAGCGTTTTGAGTATCAATCTAACAGGGACCTTCAACATGACCCAGGCTGTCTTGAAGCCGATGACCAAGGCACGTGAAGGGGCTATTATCAACCTTTCCAGTGTGGTCGGTTTGACAGGGAATGCTGGTCAGGCCAACTATGCCGCTTCTAAGGCAGGTGTTATCGGCTTTACAAAATCCATTGCTCGTGAAGTCGCTGGTCGAAATGTCCGTGTCAATGCCATCGCACCAGGCTTTATCCAGTCAGATATGACAGATGTCTTGTCTGATAAAATCAAGGATGCCATGTTGGGGCAAATTCCTATGAAACGCTTTGGCTTGACGGAAGAAGTAGCGGATGTCGCTGTCTTCTTGGCTAAGCAAGAATATCTAACTGGACAAGTGATCGCCATTGATGGCGGTTTGACCATGCAATAA
- the accC gene encoding acetyl-CoA carboxylase biotin carboxylase subunit has translation MFEKILIANRGEIAVRLIRAARELGIVTVAVYSEADKEALHTMLADEAVCIGPARSTDSYLNMQAVISAAVVTGAQAIHPGFGFLSENSKFATLCEEVGIKFIGPSGTVMDTMGDKINARAEMIKAQVPVIPGSDGEVLTSQEALEIAEKIGYPVMLKASAGGGGKGIRKVEKAEDLVPAFESASSEAKAAFGNGAMYMERVVYPARHIEVQILADQNGHIIHLGERDCSLQRNKQKVLEEAPSIAIGQTMRDRIGQAAVRAAQSVGYENAGTIEFLLDEAKGEFYFMEMNTRVQVEHPVTEFVTGVDIVKEQIKIAAGQELSVRQEDVKITGHAIECRINAENPAFNFAPSPGKISNLYLPSGGVGLRVDSAVYPGYMIPPYYDSMIAKVIVHGENRFEALMKMQRALYELEIDGVVTNTDFQLDLISDNRVVAGDYDTAYLMEEFLPRYQDELKK, from the coding sequence ATGTTTGAGAAGATTTTGATTGCCAATCGTGGTGAGATTGCGGTGCGGCTCATTCGTGCGGCCAGAGAGCTAGGAATTGTGACGGTGGCTGTCTATTCAGAAGCGGACAAGGAAGCTCTCCATACCATGTTGGCAGATGAGGCTGTCTGTATCGGCCCGGCCCGTTCGACAGACTCCTATCTCAATATGCAGGCGGTCATCTCGGCGGCTGTTGTGACAGGTGCCCAGGCCATTCATCCTGGCTTTGGATTTTTGAGTGAAAACTCTAAATTCGCCACCCTATGTGAAGAGGTTGGTATCAAATTTATCGGCCCTTCTGGGACAGTTATGGATACCATGGGCGATAAAATCAATGCACGGGCAGAGATGATTAAGGCTCAAGTGCCTGTCATTCCAGGCTCAGACGGCGAGGTCTTGACCAGCCAAGAAGCCCTTGAAATCGCTGAAAAGATTGGCTATCCTGTCATGCTCAAGGCATCGGCAGGTGGTGGCGGTAAGGGGATTCGTAAGGTTGAAAAAGCCGAAGACTTAGTACCAGCCTTCGAATCAGCTTCCAGCGAAGCCAAGGCAGCTTTTGGCAACGGTGCCATGTATATGGAGCGTGTCGTCTATCCAGCCCGCCACATTGAAGTACAGATTTTGGCAGACCAAAATGGTCATATCATCCATCTGGGAGAACGGGACTGTTCCCTTCAACGCAACAAGCAGAAAGTCTTGGAAGAAGCTCCGTCGATTGCTATCGGCCAGACCATGCGGGATCGTATCGGTCAAGCAGCAGTGCGGGCTGCCCAGTCAGTTGGCTATGAAAATGCAGGAACCATTGAATTCCTATTGGATGAAGCCAAGGGCGAATTTTACTTCATGGAAATGAACACACGGGTGCAGGTGGAACATCCAGTAACTGAATTTGTAACTGGTGTGGATATTGTCAAGGAGCAAATCAAGATTGCGGCTGGTCAGGAACTCAGTGTCCGCCAAGAAGATGTGAAGATTACAGGTCATGCCATTGAATGCCGGATCAATGCTGAAAATCCAGCCTTTAACTTTGCCCCAAGTCCAGGTAAGATTTCCAACCTCTACCTGCCAAGCGGAGGCGTTGGTTTGCGTGTGGATTCGGCAGTTTATCCAGGCTACATGATTCCACCCTACTATGATTCTATGATTGCTAAGGTTATTGTGCATGGAGAAAACCGATTCGAAGCTCTGATGAAAATGCAACGTGCGCTTTATGAATTGGAAATTGACGGAGTGGTGACCAATACAGACTTCCAGCTGGACTTGATTTCCGACAATCGAGTCGTGGCAGGTGACTATGATACTGCTTATCTTATGGAAGAATTTTTACCTCGCTATCAGGATGAATTAAAAAAGTAA
- the accB gene encoding acetyl-CoA carboxylase biotin carboxyl carrier protein, with protein MNITEIKDLMSQFDQSSLREFSYSNAGETLHFSKNQQATVAPSPIVEAPLAPVAPASPAPVPAVETSEPAPVEASSALAAEGAVVESPLVGVAYLSPAPDKPAFVAVGDTVKKGQTLMIIEAMKVMNEVPADRDGVVTEILVANQDVVEFGQGLVRIK; from the coding sequence GTGAATATTACAGAAATTAAGGACCTGATGAGTCAGTTTGACCAGTCAAGTTTGCGAGAATTTTCATATAGCAATGCTGGGGAAACCTTGCATTTCAGTAAAAACCAGCAGGCGACAGTGGCTCCAAGTCCAATCGTAGAAGCTCCGCTTGCTCCAGTAGCTCCTGCAAGCCCAGCCCCTGTGCCAGCAGTTGAAACCAGTGAGCCAGCTCCAGTAGAAGCCAGCTCAGCCCTTGCGGCAGAGGGGGCGGTAGTGGAAAGTCCACTTGTTGGTGTGGCCTATTTGTCACCAGCCCCAGACAAGCCAGCCTTTGTAGCAGTTGGTGATACGGTCAAAAAGGGGCAGACCCTCATGATTATCGAAGCCATGAAGGTCATGAATGAAGTGCCTGCTGATCGTGATGGTGTGGTCACAGAGATTTTGGTGGCCAACCAGGATGTTGTAGAATTTGGACAAGGATTGGTACGCATCAAATGA
- a CDS encoding acyl carrier protein: MAVFEKVQEIIVEELGKDAEEVTLTTTFEDLDADSLDLFQVISEIEDAFDIQIDTEEGLTTVGELVAYVEEKTK; this comes from the coding sequence ATGGCAGTATTTGAAAAAGTACAAGAAATCATCGTTGAAGAATTGGGTAAGGATGCTGAAGAAGTAACCCTTACAACAACTTTTGAAGATTTGGACGCAGATTCATTGGATCTTTTCCAAGTAATCTCTGAAATCGAAGATGCATTCGACATCCAAATCGACACAGAAGAAGGATTGACAACTGTAGGTGAATTGGTTGCTTACGTTGAAGAAAAAACTAAATAA
- the fabD gene encoding ACP S-malonyltransferase gives MTKTAFLFAGQGAQTLGMARDLYDTYPIVKETYDQASQILGYDVRDLIDHQEDKLNQTRYTQPAILTTSLAIYRLLAEKGIKPDMVAGLSLGEYAALVASGALAFEDAIALIAKRGEFMETAAPAGTGKMVAVLNADVSLIEEVCSSVTSGIVSPANYNTPAQIVIGGEVAAVDEAVEALKVAGVKRMIPLNVSGPFHTALLRPASEQLAQALEEVEFSDFQVDLVGNTEAKVMNQEDIKSLLTRQVMEPVRFYESIATMQAAGVTKFIEIGPGKVLASFIKKIDKTAEVVTVEDVASLEGLLTSQ, from the coding sequence ATGACAAAAACAGCCTTTCTATTTGCAGGTCAAGGGGCTCAGACACTTGGTATGGCCCGTGACCTCTATGACACCTATCCCATTGTCAAGGAAACTTACGACCAGGCTAGTCAAATTCTGGGCTATGATGTGCGGGACTTGATTGACCATCAGGAAGATAAGCTCAACCAGACCCGCTATACCCAGCCTGCGATTTTGACAACCTCACTTGCCATTTATCGTTTGTTGGCTGAAAAAGGGATTAAACCCGACATGGTGGCTGGTTTGTCCTTGGGAGAATACGCAGCCTTAGTGGCTTCAGGTGCTCTGGCCTTTGAAGATGCCATTGCCTTGATTGCCAAACGAGGTGAGTTTATGGAAACGGCTGCACCAGCAGGGACTGGTAAGATGGTCGCAGTCCTCAATGCAGATGTCAGCTTGATCGAAGAGGTCTGTTCATCAGTTACCTCTGGGATTGTTTCCCCTGCCAACTACAACACACCAGCCCAAATCGTTATCGGTGGCGAGGTGGCAGCTGTGGATGAGGCGGTGGAAGCCTTGAAGGTGGCGGGTGTCAAACGCATGATTCCCCTCAATGTGTCGGGGCCTTTTCACACGGCTCTTCTGCGGCCAGCGTCGGAGCAATTAGCTCAGGCTCTGGAAGAGGTGGAGTTTTCGGATTTCCAAGTAGACTTGGTTGGGAATACGGAAGCCAAGGTCATGAACCAAGAGGATATCAAGTCCCTCTTGACCCGTCAGGTCATGGAGCCTGTTCGTTTTTACGAGTCCATTGCGACCATGCAGGCGGCTGGTGTGACCAAGTTTATCGAAATCGGTCCAGGCAAAGTCTTGGCAAGCTTTATCAAGAAAATTGATAAGACAGCTGAGGTTGTGACAGTAGAAGATGTGGCAAGTCTAGAAGGCTTATTGACTAGCCAATAA